In Acidisarcina polymorpha, the DNA window CGGGCGGGAGCGGCTGCGGCTGCGGCGGCTGGATCTTGGGCTGCTCCTGGGCTACTTGCGGCGGAGGGGGCGGCTGGCGCTGCGGGGCTGGCGCTTGCTCGAGCTTCCGCTGGGCGCGCAGCTGGTCGAGGGTCTTGCGGTCGATGGTCGGCTTTTTCGGTTCGGGAGCAGACTTCAAATCTTTCGACTTGAGGTGTTTGAGCGCGTCGGAGAGTTCGACGGAGGTGATCTCCTTCTCGCGCTGCTTGAGTATGTCGGAGGGGTTCACGACCCGGACGTGCTGGAAGTAGCGGGGCCCGTAGGCGAGATACCAGAAGACCAGCATGTGGGCGATGATCGAAATCCAGATGAACTCGCGGATGCGACCGCGGTTTTTGCTGCCTTCGAGATCATCGATGACGTGGAAGAGTTCTTCGGGTTCAAGCTCTTCGTACCGGGCCCGGCGCCTGCGGAAAGGGAGATCGGGCGGCGGGGTAGAAGGACTAGGCGGGCTGGGCGGAACTTCTGTAGTCGGCATCGGCAAAGCGAGTCAGGAACACGAATCTGAGAATCTTTGTCCCGGGCTGGCGCAGGCCCTAGCCGAAGGGAATTGGTGCTCTGATTATTCTCTCATTTCCCAGGAAATACATCGAAGCTGGCGCAACTTACAATAGAGACGGACGGAAGACGACTTTAGGTTGCAGGGTGGCGCGGGTTTGCGACCGTAGAGAGTTGAAGGGTCGTTTCCTGCGGAACCAACGCGTTCCTGTCAGTTGATCACAGTTACTTTGGCGGCCCGCGCTTAATGTTCATCCCACGAGTGGAGAAGTGTGGCAAGAGGGAACACAGATCCTTCGCTTCACTCAGGATGACATGGTTTTTGGGGCGGCGGAGCTGTTTCAGGTGACGGCGTTTTCCTGTTTCAGATGGACGGGGGCGCTTCAGGGATTTGTTCAGGTGATGGACTTTGAACACACTTCAGATTCACGACCACTAGCGGGAGTACCTTGAAGCAGCTGGCTGCACTTTTCCTGAAATACAAATTGATTCTGCTCACCGCTTTAAAGCCTCTGGGCTACTGGGGCCTGGGGGCTATTGCCATCCTGGATTCCTCGAGCATTCCGGTCCCGATGGATCTGATTGTCGCGGGATACGCCTGGAACGACCGGCGGCGGGTTGTGCTCTATGTCCTGATGGCCTCGCTCGGCTCGGCGATCGGCGGCCTGGTGCCTTTCTTTCTCGGGCGGGCCGGCGGCGAACTGTTCCTGCTAAAGCGGATCGACCGGGCGCGCTACGAGCAGCTGCGGGACCGCTTCGAACAGCAGGAGTTCCTGGCACTGCTGATTCCGTCGATGCTGCCGCCACCGACGCCGTGGAAGCTGTTTGTCTTCGGTGCAGGCGTCTTCGAGATGAAGACGAGGGATTTTGTGGCCGCAGTCCTGCTCGGACGACTGGTGCGATTTTCGGTGCTGGCGTTTCTGACGATTCGGTATGGGCCGGAGATGGTGCATGTGATCTCGGATGTGGCGCGACGCCATTTAGCGGTGTTGATGGCAGCGTTGGGCGTCGGGTTGATGGTGCTGCTGGTGTTCGCGGTAAGGAAAGGGATGAAGAAGCGGGCGGTTGTTTA includes these proteins:
- a CDS encoding YqaA family protein, whose product is MKQLAALFLKYKLILLTALKPLGYWGLGAIAILDSSSIPVPMDLIVAGYAWNDRRRVVLYVLMASLGSAIGGLVPFFLGRAGGELFLLKRIDRARYEQLRDRFEQQEFLALLIPSMLPPPTPWKLFVFGAGVFEMKTRDFVAAVLLGRLVRFSVLAFLTIRYGPEMVHVISDVARRHLAVLMAALGVGLMVLLVFAVRKGMKKRAVV